In a genomic window of Xylophilus rhododendri:
- a CDS encoding FAD assembly factor SdhE, producing MQHVEEDALVDERSLSKLRWRCRRGLLENDLFIERFFARHADTLTVRQARGMTQLMDLSDHDLMDLLMGRKQPEGETDTPEAHDVLKMLRV from the coding sequence ATGCAGCACGTGGAAGAAGACGCCCTCGTCGACGAACGCTCCCTGAGCAAGCTGCGCTGGCGCTGCCGGCGCGGCCTGCTGGAGAACGACCTTTTCATCGAGCGCTTCTTCGCCCGCCATGCCGACACACTGACGGTGCGCCAGGCGCGCGGCATGACCCAGCTGATGGACCTGTCGGATCACGACCTGATGGACCTGCTCATGGGCCGCAAGCAGCCGGAGGGTGAGACCGACACACCGGAAGCGCACGATGTCCTGAAGATGTTGAGGGTCTGA
- a CDS encoding DUF1631 family protein — protein MTIANAESANRHPLDLCIDDAVAHAGVLMAELVARARRSLYEQAHRSGASADGSAAAQQARQLLGDKASFFEDEFPAALMTAMVHPQPHVAALHEDVLATVLPQLAQPLGEFALLASSALGLAQAQFDANPFSPESVVQAMQSVADRSGAAEPVIALWMRHLCLALAPELGEEYRRLSDLLRKALPPGASVQAAAAPVDGDAAAEALALLAPVSRPPDAPRPGEAVDAAQRIAADIASWPEIENVPDTVRDFVLGPWSEVIAQAEAHAGNLNGTPVDPDGYLALVRPLFWSAQPSLGRSDVQRLLVTVPSLLSRLRSGLQSIGYPAERAGPFFSMLDDLHGVAARAAGSSFAMRRQPRTPSVTEGLPDPGPAGPSAGDERGASAAQARVSAAAASQVLQIGAQVAAWEGGRWARWELSWVSPKGKLLLFTTEDGDVDSMSRAGCIRRIVEQRMHIIPDIAF, from the coding sequence ATGACCATCGCCAACGCCGAGTCAGCCAACCGTCATCCCCTGGATCTCTGCATCGACGACGCGGTCGCCCATGCGGGCGTGCTCATGGCCGAACTGGTGGCCAGGGCGCGCCGCAGCCTCTACGAGCAGGCGCACCGCTCCGGCGCTTCGGCCGACGGATCGGCGGCGGCCCAGCAGGCGCGCCAGCTGCTCGGCGACAAGGCCAGCTTCTTCGAAGACGAATTTCCCGCCGCGCTGATGACCGCCATGGTGCATCCGCAGCCCCATGTGGCCGCGCTGCACGAGGATGTGCTGGCCACGGTGCTGCCCCAGCTGGCGCAGCCGCTGGGCGAATTCGCGCTGCTGGCGTCGTCGGCCCTGGGGCTGGCGCAGGCGCAGTTCGATGCCAATCCGTTCTCGCCCGAAAGCGTGGTGCAGGCCATGCAGTCGGTGGCCGACCGGTCCGGCGCGGCCGAGCCGGTGATCGCGCTGTGGATGCGCCATCTCTGCCTGGCCCTGGCGCCCGAGCTGGGCGAGGAGTACCGGCGCCTCTCCGATTTGTTGCGCAAGGCCTTGCCGCCCGGCGCCTCGGTGCAGGCGGCGGCCGCGCCGGTGGATGGGGATGCCGCGGCCGAGGCGCTGGCATTGCTCGCGCCGGTTTCGCGGCCGCCGGATGCGCCACGGCCCGGCGAGGCGGTCGATGCCGCGCAGCGCATCGCCGCGGACATCGCCAGCTGGCCCGAGATCGAGAACGTGCCCGACACGGTGCGCGACTTCGTGCTCGGCCCCTGGAGCGAAGTCATCGCCCAGGCCGAGGCCCATGCCGGCAACCTCAACGGCACGCCGGTCGATCCCGACGGCTACCTGGCCCTGGTGCGGCCGCTGTTCTGGAGCGCCCAGCCTTCGCTGGGGCGCTCCGATGTCCAGCGGCTGCTGGTGACGGTGCCCTCGCTGCTCTCGCGCCTGCGATCGGGCCTGCAGAGCATCGGCTACCCGGCGGAACGGGCCGGGCCCTTCTTCTCCATGCTCGACGATCTGCACGGCGTGGCCGCACGCGCCGCCGGCAGTTCGTTCGCGATGCGCCGGCAGCCGCGCACGCCTTCCGTCACGGAGGGGCTGCCCGACCCCGGTCCGGCGGGCCCTTCGGCTGGCGACGAGCGCGGGGCTTCTGCCGCACAAGCCCGGGTGTCCGCGGCAGCGGCTTCGCAGGTGCTGCAGATCGGCGCGCAGGTGGCTGCCTGGGAGGGTGGGCGCTGGGCGCGCTGGGAGCTGAGCTGGGTCAGCCCCAAGGGCAAGCTGCTGCTGTTCACCACCGAGGATGGCGACGTCGACTCGATGAGCCGCGCCGGCTGCATCCGCCGCATCGTGGAGCAGCGCATGCACATCATCCCGGACATCGCCTTCTAG
- the fghA gene encoding S-formylglutathione hydrolase — MELISSHGCFGGEQRFYRHDSREIGLPMKFSVFLPPQARKGPVPALLYLAGLTCTEETFMVKAGAQRKAAELGLALIAPDTSPRGTDVPGQEASWDFGTGAGFYLDATEAPWAPHWRMESYLIAELLPLVQRELPLLPDRLGIFGHSMGGHGALTLALRHHGLFRSVSAFAPICAPSRCPWGEKAFAGYLGQDRAIWLMHDASALMQLQKSAPYPAGLLIDQGLDDKFLAEQLLPESFEAACRAVGQPLTLRRHPGYDHGYYFIQSFMADHLAHHHAQLA, encoded by the coding sequence ATGGAACTGATTTCATCGCACGGCTGCTTCGGCGGCGAGCAACGTTTCTACCGGCACGACTCGCGCGAGATCGGCCTGCCGATGAAGTTCTCGGTCTTCCTGCCGCCGCAGGCCAGGAAGGGCCCGGTGCCGGCGCTGCTCTACCTGGCAGGGCTGACCTGCACGGAAGAGACCTTCATGGTCAAGGCCGGCGCCCAGCGCAAGGCGGCCGAGCTGGGCCTGGCCCTGATCGCCCCCGACACCAGTCCGCGCGGCACCGATGTTCCAGGCCAGGAAGCCAGCTGGGATTTCGGCACCGGCGCCGGCTTCTACCTCGACGCCACCGAAGCCCCCTGGGCCCCGCACTGGCGCATGGAGAGCTACCTGATCGCCGAGCTGCTGCCCCTGGTGCAGCGCGAGCTGCCGCTGCTGCCGGACCGGCTGGGCATCTTCGGCCATTCGATGGGCGGCCATGGCGCGTTGACGCTGGCGCTGCGCCACCACGGCCTGTTCCGCTCGGTCTCGGCCTTCGCGCCGATCTGCGCGCCCAGCCGCTGCCCCTGGGGCGAGAAGGCCTTCGCCGGCTATTTGGGCCAGGACCGCGCCATCTGGCTGATGCACGACGCCAGCGCCCTGATGCAGCTGCAGAAGAGCGCGCCCTACCCCGCCGGCCTGCTGATCGACCAGGGCCTGGACGACAAGTTCCTGGCCGAACAGCTGCTGCCCGAGTCATTCGAGGCCGCCTGCCGCGCCGTCGGCCAGCCGCTGACGCTGCGCCGGCATCCGGGCTACGACCATGGCTACTACTTCATCCAGAGTTTCATGGCGGACCACCTGGCCCACCATCACGCCCAGCTCGCCTAG
- a CDS encoding citrate synthase — translation MKQADNKATLSFSNGSPSVELPVYAGNIGPDVIDIRKLYAQTGMFTYDPGFLSTAACQSGITYIDGDKGELLYRGYPIEQLATNCDYLETCHLLLYGELPDAKKKAEFNDLVTHHTMVNEQMQFFLRGFRRDAHPMAVMTGLVGGLSAFYHDSTDINNPEHREIAAIRLIAKMPTLVAMAYKYSIGQPFMYPKNELSYAGNFLHMMFATPCEPFKVSPTLEKALDRIFILHADHEQNASTSTVRLCGSSGTNPFAAIAAGVACLWGPAHGGANEACLNMLQEIQDMGGVDKIGDFIAKVKDKSSGVKLMGFGHRVYKNYDPRAKLMQETCKEVLAELGLENDPLLKIAVALEKIALEDEYFVSRKLYPNVDFYSGIVQRAIGIPVPLFTAVFALARTVGWIAQLNEMIADPEYKIGRPRQLFVGSERRDVKPIAQR, via the coding sequence ATGAAGCAAGCAGACAACAAAGCCACGCTGTCGTTCAGCAATGGCAGCCCCAGCGTCGAGCTGCCGGTCTATGCCGGCAACATCGGTCCGGACGTGATCGACATCCGCAAGCTGTATGCGCAGACGGGCATGTTCACCTATGACCCGGGTTTCCTGTCCACCGCCGCCTGCCAATCCGGCATCACCTACATCGACGGCGACAAGGGCGAGCTGCTGTACCGCGGCTACCCCATCGAGCAACTGGCCACCAACTGCGACTACCTCGAGACCTGCCACCTGCTGCTGTACGGCGAACTGCCGGACGCCAAGAAGAAGGCCGAGTTCAACGACCTGGTGACGCACCACACCATGGTCAACGAGCAGATGCAGTTCTTCCTGCGCGGTTTCCGCCGCGACGCGCATCCGATGGCGGTCATGACCGGCCTGGTCGGCGGCCTGTCGGCCTTCTATCACGACAGCACGGACATCAACAATCCCGAGCATCGCGAGATCGCCGCGATCCGCCTGATCGCGAAGATGCCCACGCTGGTCGCCATGGCCTACAAGTACAGCATCGGCCAGCCCTTCATGTACCCGAAGAACGAGCTGAGCTATGCCGGCAACTTCCTGCACATGATGTTCGCCACGCCCTGCGAGCCCTTCAAGGTCAGCCCGACCCTGGAAAAGGCCCTGGACCGCATCTTCATCCTGCACGCCGACCACGAGCAGAACGCATCGACCTCCACCGTGCGCCTGTGCGGCTCCTCGGGCACCAACCCCTTCGCGGCCATCGCCGCCGGTGTCGCCTGCCTGTGGGGCCCTGCCCACGGCGGCGCCAACGAGGCCTGCCTGAACATGCTCCAGGAAATCCAGGACATGGGCGGTGTGGACAAGATCGGCGACTTCATCGCCAAGGTGAAGGACAAGTCCTCCGGCGTGAAGCTGATGGGTTTCGGCCACCGCGTCTACAAGAACTACGACCCGCGCGCCAAGCTGATGCAGGAAACCTGCAAGGAAGTGCTGGCCGAGCTGGGCCTGGAAAACGATCCGCTGCTGAAGATCGCCGTCGCACTGGAAAAGATCGCGCTGGAAGACGAGTACTTCGTCTCCCGCAAGCTCTACCCCAACGTGGACTTCTACTCCGGCATCGTGCAGCGCGCCATCGGCATCCCGGTGCCGCTGTTCACCGCCGTGTTCGCCCTGGCGCGCACCGTCGGCTGGATCGCGCAGCTGAACGAAATGATCGCCGACCCCGAGTATAAGATCGGCCGTCCGCGCCAGCTCTTCGTCGGCTCCGAGCGCCGCGACGTCAAGCCGATCGCGCAACGCTGA
- a CDS encoding succinate dehydrogenase iron-sulfur subunit: protein MQKRTFKIYRYDPDKDAKPYMQTIEIELEGNERMLLDALIKLKAIDPTIAFRRSCREGVCGSDAMNINGKNGLACLTNLRTLKDPIVIKPLPGLPVIRDVIVDMTHFFNQYHSIKPYLVNDTPPPEKERLQSPEEREELDGLYECILCASCSTSCPSFWWNPDKFVGPAGLLQAYRFIADSRDQTTGERLDNLEDPYRLFRCHTIMNCVDVCPKGLNPTKAIGKIKELMVRRAV, encoded by the coding sequence ATGCAAAAGCGCACTTTCAAGATCTACCGCTACGACCCGGACAAGGACGCCAAGCCCTACATGCAGACCATCGAGATCGAACTCGAAGGCAATGAACGCATGCTGCTGGACGCCCTGATCAAGCTCAAGGCGATCGACCCCACCATCGCCTTCCGCCGCTCCTGCCGCGAAGGCGTGTGCGGCTCGGACGCGATGAACATCAACGGCAAGAACGGCCTGGCCTGCCTGACCAACCTGCGAACGCTGAAGGACCCGATCGTCATCAAGCCGCTGCCCGGCCTGCCGGTGATCCGTGACGTCATCGTGGACATGACGCACTTCTTCAACCAGTACCACTCGATCAAGCCCTACCTGGTCAACGACACGCCGCCGCCCGAAAAAGAGCGCCTGCAGTCGCCCGAGGAGCGCGAGGAGCTCGACGGCCTGTACGAGTGCATCCTGTGCGCCAGCTGCTCGACCAGCTGCCCCAGCTTCTGGTGGAACCCGGACAAGTTCGTCGGCCCGGCAGGTCTCTTGCAGGCCTACCGCTTCATCGCCGACAGCCGCGACCAGACCACCGGCGAGCGCCTGGACAACCTGGAAGACCCGTACCGCCTGTTCCGCTGCCACACCATCATGAACTGCGTCGATGTCTGCCCCAAGGGCCTGAACCCGACCAAGGCGATCGGCAAGATCAAGGAACTGATGGTCCGCCGCGCGGTCTGA
- a CDS encoding S-(hydroxymethyl)glutathione dehydrogenase/class III alcohol dehydrogenase encodes MKTRAAVAWQSGQPLTIETVDLDGPRFGEVLVEIKATGICHTDYYTLSGADPEGIFPAILGHEGAGIVVDVGPGVTTLKKGDHVIPLYTPECRQCKFCLSRKTNLCQLIRGTQGKGLMPDGTSRFSLDGKPIAHYMGTSTFSNYTVAPEISLAKIREDAPFDKVCYIGCGVTTGIGAVLFTAKVEAGANVVVFGLGGIGLNVIQGAKMVGADKIIGVDINPARQEMARQFGMTHFINPNEVENVVDAIVQLTDGGADYSFECIGNTKVMRQALECTHKGWGRSIVIGVAEAGAEISTRPFQLVTGRKWEGSAFGGARGRTDVPKIVDWYMEGKIDIDSLITHTMPLEDINKGFDLMKSGESIRGVVIF; translated from the coding sequence ATGAAGACTCGCGCCGCCGTCGCCTGGCAATCCGGCCAGCCCCTGACCATCGAAACCGTCGACCTCGACGGCCCGCGCTTCGGCGAGGTGCTGGTCGAGATCAAGGCCACCGGCATCTGCCACACCGACTACTACACCCTCTCCGGCGCCGACCCGGAAGGCATCTTCCCGGCCATCCTCGGCCATGAAGGCGCGGGCATCGTGGTGGACGTGGGCCCAGGCGTGACCACGCTCAAGAAGGGCGACCACGTCATCCCCCTCTACACGCCCGAATGCCGCCAGTGCAAGTTCTGCCTGAGCCGCAAGACCAACCTCTGCCAGCTGATCCGCGGCACCCAGGGCAAAGGCCTGATGCCGGACGGCACCAGCCGCTTCAGCCTGGACGGCAAGCCGATCGCTCACTACATGGGCACCAGCACCTTCAGCAACTACACCGTGGCGCCGGAGATCTCGCTGGCCAAGATCCGCGAGGACGCACCCTTCGACAAGGTCTGCTACATCGGCTGCGGCGTCACCACCGGCATCGGCGCGGTGCTCTTCACCGCCAAGGTGGAAGCCGGCGCCAACGTGGTCGTCTTCGGCCTGGGCGGCATCGGCCTGAACGTGATCCAGGGCGCCAAGATGGTGGGCGCCGACAAGATCATCGGCGTGGACATCAACCCCGCCCGCCAGGAGATGGCACGCCAGTTCGGCATGACCCACTTCATCAACCCAAACGAGGTGGAGAACGTGGTGGACGCCATCGTCCAGCTGACCGACGGCGGCGCCGACTACAGCTTCGAATGCATAGGCAACACCAAGGTGATGCGCCAGGCGCTGGAGTGCACCCACAAGGGCTGGGGCCGCAGCATCGTCATCGGCGTGGCCGAGGCCGGCGCCGAGATCTCCACCCGCCCCTTCCAGCTGGTCACCGGCCGCAAGTGGGAAGGCTCGGCCTTCGGCGGCGCGCGCGGCCGCACCGATGTGCCGAAGATCGTGGACTGGTACATGGAGGGCAAGATCGACATCGACAGCCTGATCACCCACACCATGCCGCTGGAAGACATCAACAAGGGCTTCGATCTGATGAAATCCGGCGAGTCGATCCGCGGTGTCGTGATCTTCTGA
- a CDS encoding GlxA family transcriptional regulator: MPLPLSVDIVVYPGFKALEAIGPMSVFDYANVHLARRGDPPGYRVNVAAQRVGPVPSDTSMQLHASRALGQDDLPDLALVVGSREIEAALASAPGIVDWLRAAAPRLPRLVSLCSGSFFLAAAGLLEGRRAATHWSVAALLQQRHPQVQVDADAIYVREGRLWTSAGVTAGIDLALALVEEDFGRTLALEVARDLVMYLKRPGGQSQFSVHLASQATGHAGIREVQDWTLAHLDEALSPAQLADRAAMSERNFRRVFLQETGQSPSEFIETARLERARRLLEESDLPLKTVAARVGLRSEQPLRHLFVRRLGITPQAYRDRFGG; this comes from the coding sequence ATGCCGCTTCCCCTCTCCGTCGACATCGTCGTGTATCCCGGCTTCAAGGCGCTCGAAGCCATCGGGCCGATGTCGGTCTTCGATTACGCCAATGTGCACCTGGCACGGCGAGGCGATCCGCCCGGCTATCGGGTGAACGTGGCGGCCCAGCGGGTCGGCCCGGTGCCTTCCGACACCTCCATGCAGCTGCATGCCAGCCGCGCGCTGGGGCAAGACGATCTGCCCGACCTGGCCCTGGTGGTGGGCTCGCGCGAGATCGAGGCGGCGCTGGCTTCGGCGCCGGGCATCGTCGATTGGTTGCGCGCGGCGGCGCCCCGCCTGCCGCGGCTGGTCTCGCTGTGCTCGGGCAGTTTCTTCCTGGCCGCGGCCGGACTGCTCGAAGGCCGGCGCGCCGCCACCCACTGGAGCGTGGCGGCTTTGCTGCAGCAACGCCATCCGCAGGTGCAGGTGGATGCGGACGCGATCTATGTGCGGGAAGGCCGGCTCTGGACCTCGGCCGGCGTGACGGCTGGCATCGACCTCGCCCTGGCCCTGGTCGAGGAGGATTTCGGCCGCACCCTGGCCCTGGAGGTGGCGCGCGACCTGGTGATGTACTTGAAGCGCCCCGGCGGCCAGTCCCAGTTCAGCGTGCATCTGGCCAGCCAGGCCACCGGCCATGCCGGCATCCGCGAGGTGCAGGACTGGACTCTGGCCCATCTCGACGAAGCCCTGTCGCCCGCACAGCTGGCCGACCGTGCGGCGATGAGCGAGCGCAACTTCCGCCGGGTGTTCCTGCAGGAGACGGGGCAGTCGCCCTCCGAGTTCATCGAGACCGCCCGGCTGGAGCGTGCCCGCCGGCTGCTGGAAGAAAGCGACCTCCCCCTGAAGACGGTGGCCGCGCGTGTGGGCCTGCGTTCGGAGCAGCCGCTGCGGCACCTCTTCGTGCGGCGGCTGGGCATCACGCCGCAGGCTTATCGGGACCGGTTCGGGGGCTGA
- the ettA gene encoding energy-dependent translational throttle protein EttA, whose protein sequence is MAQYVYTMNHVSKTVPPKRQILKDISLSFFPGAKIGVLGLNGSGKSSLLKIMAGIDKEIDGEATPMPGLSIGYLPQEPQLNAEHTVRESVEEAMGDVRNAQKRLDEIYAAYAEEDADFDALAAEQGQLEAVIAAAGTDSEHQLEIAADALRLPPWDAKIGLLSGGEKRRVALCKLLLSKPDMLLLDEPTNHLDAESVDWLEVFLQRFGGTVVAITHDRYFLDNAAEWILELDRGRGIPYKGNYTNWLEQKNARLEGEQKSEEAHAKAMKKELEWVRQNAKGRQAKSKARIQRFEELSDYEYQKRNETQEIFIPVGERLGSQVFEFKNVTKSFGDRVLIDNLSFNIPAGAIVGIIGPNGAGKSTLFKLIAGREKPDAGEVVIGQTVKMAFVDQHRDELGNEKTVWEDISGGLDIINVGKFQMASRAYAGRFNFNGQDQQKKVGTLSGGERGRLHLAKTLIQGGNVLLLDEPSNDLDVETLRALEDALLEFAGTVMVISHDRWFLDRIATHILAAEGDSQWTFFDGNYQEYEADKKKRLGEEGSKPKRVRFKALA, encoded by the coding sequence ATGGCCCAATACGTCTACACCATGAACCATGTCAGCAAGACCGTGCCGCCCAAGCGGCAGATCTTGAAGGACATATCGCTCTCGTTCTTCCCCGGCGCCAAGATCGGCGTGCTGGGTCTCAACGGCTCGGGCAAGTCTTCGCTGCTGAAGATCATGGCCGGCATCGACAAGGAAATCGACGGCGAGGCCACGCCCATGCCCGGCCTGTCGATCGGCTACCTGCCGCAGGAGCCCCAGCTCAACGCCGAACACACGGTGCGCGAATCGGTCGAGGAAGCCATGGGCGACGTGCGCAACGCACAGAAGCGCCTGGACGAGATCTACGCCGCCTATGCCGAGGAAGACGCCGACTTCGACGCCCTGGCCGCCGAGCAGGGCCAGCTCGAAGCCGTGATCGCCGCCGCCGGCACCGACAGCGAGCACCAGCTCGAGATCGCCGCCGACGCCCTGCGCCTGCCGCCCTGGGACGCCAAGATCGGCCTGCTCTCCGGCGGCGAGAAGCGCCGCGTGGCCCTGTGCAAGCTGCTGCTGTCCAAGCCCGACATGCTGCTGCTCGACGAACCCACCAACCACCTGGACGCCGAATCGGTCGACTGGCTGGAAGTGTTCCTGCAGCGCTTCGGCGGCACCGTGGTGGCCATCACCCACGATCGCTACTTCCTCGACAACGCGGCCGAGTGGATCCTGGAACTCGACCGCGGGCGCGGCATTCCCTACAAGGGCAACTACACCAACTGGCTGGAGCAGAAGAACGCCCGTCTGGAAGGCGAGCAGAAGAGCGAGGAAGCCCACGCCAAGGCCATGAAGAAGGAGCTGGAGTGGGTGCGCCAGAACGCCAAGGGCCGCCAGGCCAAGAGCAAGGCGCGTATCCAGCGTTTCGAGGAACTGTCCGACTACGAATACCAGAAGCGCAACGAAACCCAGGAGATCTTCATCCCCGTGGGAGAGCGCCTGGGCAGCCAGGTCTTCGAGTTCAAGAACGTCACCAAGAGCTTCGGCGACCGGGTGCTGATCGACAACCTGAGCTTCAACATCCCGGCCGGCGCCATCGTCGGCATCATCGGCCCGAACGGCGCGGGCAAGTCCACGCTGTTCAAGCTGATCGCCGGGCGCGAGAAGCCCGATGCGGGCGAGGTCGTCATCGGCCAGACGGTGAAGATGGCCTTCGTCGACCAGCACCGCGACGAGCTGGGCAACGAAAAGACCGTCTGGGAAGACATCTCCGGCGGCCTCGACATCATCAACGTCGGCAAGTTCCAGATGGCCAGCCGCGCCTATGCCGGCCGCTTCAACTTCAACGGCCAGGACCAGCAGAAGAAGGTGGGCACGCTCTCCGGCGGCGAACGCGGCCGGCTGCACCTGGCCAAGACGCTGATCCAGGGCGGCAACGTGCTGCTGCTGGACGAACCCTCGAACGACCTGGACGTGGAAACCCTGCGGGCCCTGGAAGACGCGCTGCTGGAGTTCGCCGGCACCGTGATGGTGATCAGCCATGACCGCTGGTTCCTCGACCGCATCGCCACCCACATCCTGGCCGCCGAGGGCGACAGCCAGTGGACTTTCTTCGACGGCAACTACCAGGAGTACGAGGCCGACAAGAAAAAGCGCCTGGGTGAGGAAGGCTCCAAGCCCAAGCGCGTAAGATTCAAGGCGCTTGCCTGA